From the genome of Geminicoccaceae bacterium:
GCGTAGAGGACGACGGCTGACCAGTCGAGTTGATCCGCCATGGCCGCATATCCCACCAGGGCTCCCCAGTTGAAGGTCAGGCCGAGAAATGCCTGCGGCCAGTAAGTAATACGCTTCATGAAGGGATAAATGACAATGAGCGGAAGACTGCCGATGGCAATCAATTGCGCTGTGCGCGGCAACCAGAAAAGTACCGAGAGGCCAATCAGCGATTGAAACGCCGTAAAAAGCACGGCCGCCGGAATACTCACGCGACCTGCCGCAAGGGGGCGATTTCGGGTTCGTTCGACGCGGGCATCGAATTTTCTGTCGGCAAGATCATTGACAGTGCAACCGGCACCGCGCATGGCGATAGCGCCGATTGCGAAAAGCAGTCCTGTGACAGGATCGAGCCCGCCTTCGACCAGCGCCATGCCCCACCAGCACGGGATGAGGAGGAGCCAGGTTCCGATCGGGCGGTCGAGACGAGCGAGCGTGGCGTAATCACGCCACGCCGCCGGCAGCCAGCCCAGGAACGGGATCTGCTGGTCTGCGACATTTTCGATTTTGTGGTAGGATCGTTGATGCATGGCTGTTCATTTAGAGTTTTTGGTCGCCACATGTAAGCCACCTAGAGGCAGTATGAGAATTCCCCGTCTTTTTGTCGACCTGCCGCTGGGCTCCGGCGCGACGATCGAAATCACCGACGAGCGTGCGCACTACTTGCGCAATGTCCTGCGTCTTCGGCCCGGCGCCCAGGTCAGCCTGTTCAACGGCGAATCGGGTGAGTGGCGCGCGACGATGACCGGCATCGAGCGTCGCACGATCAGCCTCGATATTTCCGAACGCCTCCGGGCGCCGCGGAAGGTGCCGGGACCGTCCCTCTATTTCTCGCCGATCCGCCGCAACCGCCTCGAATGGATGCTGGAAAAGGCTGTGGAGTTCGGTGTCGCGAAACTCGTTCCCGTCCTGACGGAACGCTCGGTTGTCGAACTGGGCCGCGTCGACCGGCTGCGGGCACGCCTCATCGAGGCCGCCGAGCAGTGTGAACGGATCGATGTGCCCGAAATCGAGGATGCGCAAACCCTGGAGGATGTCATCGGCAGCGGCGTGAAACTCGT
Proteins encoded in this window:
- a CDS encoding 4-hydroxybenzoate octaprenyltransferase, translated to MHQRSYHKIENVADQQIPFLGWLPAAWRDYATLARLDRPIGTWLLLIPCWWGMALVEGGLDPVTGLLFAIGAIAMRGAGCTVNDLADRKFDARVERTRNRPLAAGRVSIPAAVLFTAFQSLIGLSVLFWLPRTAQLIAIGSLPLIVIYPFMKRITYWPQAFLGLTFNWGALVGYAAMADQLDWSAVVLYAGGIAWTLGYDTIYAHQDKEDDILVGVRSSALRLGSATVPWICGFYTIAIVLIAVAGTMAGLSWPLYPALLVPAAHMVWQVRSLSIDDRDNCLMIFRANRLAGLLVLAALALGHL
- a CDS encoding 16S rRNA (uracil(1498)-N(3))-methyltransferase, yielding MRIPRLFVDLPLGSGATIEITDERAHYLRNVLRLRPGAQVSLFNGESGEWRATMTGIERRTISLDISERLRAPRKVPGPSLYFSPIRRNRLEWMLEKAVEFGVAKLVPVLTERSVVELGRVDRLRARLIEAAEQCERIDVPEIEDAQTLEDVIGSGVKLVVGVERHKNGSLLQALEELPDAGLLVGPEGGFTDDERRMLGEADARMVSFGPLILRSETAVLHMLSVWRALENDVVEGDAGGE